Proteins encoded by one window of Chryseobacterium foetidum:
- a CDS encoding VanZ family protein has product MFSGIDKVLHLSIFAALGFLFIASFPKIKFGYYIQIILIYAFLTEILQEEMHLGRSMETLDIVADTIGCLIGYYTYKYIVGKF; this is encoded by the coding sequence ATGTTCAGCGGCATAGACAAAGTTTTGCACCTGAGCATCTTTGCGGCACTTGGATTTCTTTTCATTGCGTCCTTTCCAAAAATAAAATTCGGCTACTACATTCAGATCATACTCATTTACGCCTTCCTCACAGAAATCTTACAGGAAGAAATGCACCTCGGCCGCTCCATGGAAACCCTTGACATCGTCGCAGACACCATCGGCTGCCTTATCGGATATTATACATATAAATATATCGTAGGAAAATTCTAA
- the gcvH gene encoding glycine cleavage system protein GcvH, translated as MNTPAELKYTKDHEWIRIEGNVATIGITDFAQGELGDIVYVDVDTVDEDLDGEAVFGSVEAVKTVSDLFLPIAGKVIEFNAELEDQPELLNTDPYGNGWIIKLEIAEGADHSELLTAEEYQAVIG; from the coding sequence ATGAATACACCTGCAGAACTAAAGTACACCAAAGACCACGAATGGATCAGGATTGAAGGAAACGTTGCTACAATCGGAATTACAGATTTCGCACAGGGCGAGTTGGGCGACATCGTTTACGTAGACGTAGACACCGTAGACGAAGATCTTGACGGGGAAGCCGTTTTCGGAAGTGTAGAAGCAGTAAAAACAGTATCAGATCTTTTCCTTCCAATCGCTGGGAAAGTAATCGAGTTCAATGCTGAATTAGAAGACCAGCCGGAATTACTAAACACAGACCCATACGGAAACGGATGGATCATCAAACTCGAAATTGCCGAAGGCGCAGATCATTCAGAATTGCTCACTGCAGAAGAATATCAGGCTGTCATTGGATAA